One segment of Scomber scombrus chromosome 3, fScoSco1.1, whole genome shotgun sequence DNA contains the following:
- the mdm4 gene encoding protein Mdm4 isoform X2: MSSLSAQLPASSSSCRTLPGEGNQVQPKAPLLQILRVAGAQEEVFTLKEVMHYLGQYIMGKQLYDKQRQHIVHCQDDPLGELLEVESFSVKDPRPVYEMLQKYLVVLGCADAAENLSVGRECVEGGVEDRGQICGGVVKAGLEAGSNGPLLQTPSQRRPREPDDDSLEGLPRSACKRPKLDVTLDEWDLSGLPWWFLGNLRSNYSRRSNGSTDIHTNQEEDTAIVSDTTDDLWFLTEGESEQVSVEMKEAALEEGSGGEGEAPPEIDDGGGKEEKADREMQEEPDEDSQCLSDDTDTEISTQDSWQCTECRKYNTPLQRYCVRCWALRKNWYKDVPRLAHSLSVPDIPACSSLTTHDEEDDSDTGIDVPDCSRTVSDPVILPSHSTADRPLSTMVMGKGKGPRHSGTHKDDQLSGGESQESLGMEVEVRPEALLEPCKLCRVRPRNGNIIHGRTAHLLTCFPCARRLHKFQAPCPGCGKIIQKVIKIFIL, translated from the exons ATGAGCTCCTTATCAGCCCAGCTTCCTGCATCAAGCTCATCATGCAGGACACTACCTGGAGAAGGAAATCAG GTGCAACCCAAAGCCCCGCTGTTGCAGATCTTGCGTGTTGCTGGAGCCCAGGAAGAAGTCTTCACACTCAAAGAG GTGATGCACTACTTGGGTCAGTACATCATGGGGAAGCAGCTGTATGACAAACAGAGGCAGCACATAGTCCACTGCCAAGATGACCCTTTGGGAGAGCTACTGGAAGTAGAGAGCTTCTCTGTCAAAGACCCGAG ACCGGTGTATGAAATGCTCCAGAAGTACCTGGTGGTTCTTGGTTGTGCTG ACGCTGCAGAGAATCTTTCTGTGGGCCGTGAATGTGTTGAGGGCGGAGTGGAGGATCGTGGTCAG ATTTGTGGAGGTGTGGTCAAAGCAGGGCTGGAGGCTGGCAGTAATGGGCCTCTCCTGCAGACCCCTTCCCAGAGGCGACCTCGGGAGCCAGACGATG ACTCCCTTGAAGGCCTGCCACGGTCAGCCTGCAAACGGCCCAAGCTGGATGTCACTCTTGATGAGTGGGACCTCTCTGGCCTGCCCTGGTGGTTTCTGGGTAATCTCCGTAGTAACTACAGCCGTAGGAGCAACGGCTCAACTGACATCCATACAAACCAA gaggaggacacaGCCATTGTGTCGGACACCACAGACGACCTCTGGTTCCTGACCGAGGGTGAGAGTGAACAGGTGAGCGTGGAGATGAAAGAGGCTGCACTGGAGGAAGGGAGCGGAGGCGAGGGAGAGGCTCCACCTGAGAttgatgatggaggaggaaaagaggaaaaggcaGATCGAGAG ATGCAGGAGGAGCCAGATGAAGACTCGCAGTGTCTGAGTGATGACACAGATACAGAGATCTCCACACAG GACTCGTGGCAGTGCACAGAGTGCAGGAAATATAACACTCCTCTCCAGAGGTACTGTGTCCGCTGCTGGGCTCTACGAAAGAACTGGTACAAAGATGTCCCCCGACTCGCCCATTCCCTCTCTGTCCCTGACATACCTGCATGCAGCTCTCTCACCACCCATGACGAGGAAGATGACAGTGATACAGGCATCGATGTCCCGGACTGCAGCAGGACAGTGTCTGACCCTGTCATCCTGCCTTCTCACTCCACAGCTGACCGACCTCTATCCACTATGGTTATGGGCAAAGGCAAAGGGCCTCGGCACTCTGGCACTCACAAGGACGACCAGCTCTCAGGAGGGGAGAGCCAGGAAAGTCTAGGAATGGAGGTTGAAGTTAGGCCTGAGGCACTGTTGGAGCCTTGCAAGCTCTGTCGAGTGCGACCGCGTAATGGGAATATAATACATGGACGTACGGCTCACTTACTAACCTGCTTCCCGTGTGCAAGGAGGCTACATAAATTCCAGGCTCCTTGTCCGGGATGTGGAAAGATAATTCAAAAAGTTATTAAGATATTTATCCTCTAA
- the mdm4 gene encoding protein Mdm4 isoform X1, with protein sequence MSSLSAQLPASSSSCRTLPGEGNQVQPKAPLLQILRVAGAQEEVFTLKEVMHYLGQYIMGKQLYDKQRQHIVHCQDDPLGELLEVESFSVKDPRPVYEMLQKYLVVLGCADAAENLSVGRECVEGGVEDRGQICGGVVKAGLEAGSNGPLLQTPSQRRPREPDDDSLEGLPRSACKRPKLDVTLDEWDLSGLPWWFLGNLRSNYSRRSNGSTDIHTNQLSPAQEEDTAIVSDTTDDLWFLTEGESEQVSVEMKEAALEEGSGGEGEAPPEIDDGGGKEEKADREMQEEPDEDSQCLSDDTDTEISTQDSWQCTECRKYNTPLQRYCVRCWALRKNWYKDVPRLAHSLSVPDIPACSSLTTHDEEDDSDTGIDVPDCSRTVSDPVILPSHSTADRPLSTMVMGKGKGPRHSGTHKDDQLSGGESQESLGMEVEVRPEALLEPCKLCRVRPRNGNIIHGRTAHLLTCFPCARRLHKFQAPCPGCGKIIQKVIKIFIL encoded by the exons ATGAGCTCCTTATCAGCCCAGCTTCCTGCATCAAGCTCATCATGCAGGACACTACCTGGAGAAGGAAATCAG GTGCAACCCAAAGCCCCGCTGTTGCAGATCTTGCGTGTTGCTGGAGCCCAGGAAGAAGTCTTCACACTCAAAGAG GTGATGCACTACTTGGGTCAGTACATCATGGGGAAGCAGCTGTATGACAAACAGAGGCAGCACATAGTCCACTGCCAAGATGACCCTTTGGGAGAGCTACTGGAAGTAGAGAGCTTCTCTGTCAAAGACCCGAG ACCGGTGTATGAAATGCTCCAGAAGTACCTGGTGGTTCTTGGTTGTGCTG ACGCTGCAGAGAATCTTTCTGTGGGCCGTGAATGTGTTGAGGGCGGAGTGGAGGATCGTGGTCAG ATTTGTGGAGGTGTGGTCAAAGCAGGGCTGGAGGCTGGCAGTAATGGGCCTCTCCTGCAGACCCCTTCCCAGAGGCGACCTCGGGAGCCAGACGATG ACTCCCTTGAAGGCCTGCCACGGTCAGCCTGCAAACGGCCCAAGCTGGATGTCACTCTTGATGAGTGGGACCTCTCTGGCCTGCCCTGGTGGTTTCTGGGTAATCTCCGTAGTAACTACAGCCGTAGGAGCAACGGCTCAACTGACATCCATACAAACCAA CTGTCTCctgcacaggaggaggacacaGCCATTGTGTCGGACACCACAGACGACCTCTGGTTCCTGACCGAGGGTGAGAGTGAACAGGTGAGCGTGGAGATGAAAGAGGCTGCACTGGAGGAAGGGAGCGGAGGCGAGGGAGAGGCTCCACCTGAGAttgatgatggaggaggaaaagaggaaaaggcaGATCGAGAG ATGCAGGAGGAGCCAGATGAAGACTCGCAGTGTCTGAGTGATGACACAGATACAGAGATCTCCACACAG GACTCGTGGCAGTGCACAGAGTGCAGGAAATATAACACTCCTCTCCAGAGGTACTGTGTCCGCTGCTGGGCTCTACGAAAGAACTGGTACAAAGATGTCCCCCGACTCGCCCATTCCCTCTCTGTCCCTGACATACCTGCATGCAGCTCTCTCACCACCCATGACGAGGAAGATGACAGTGATACAGGCATCGATGTCCCGGACTGCAGCAGGACAGTGTCTGACCCTGTCATCCTGCCTTCTCACTCCACAGCTGACCGACCTCTATCCACTATGGTTATGGGCAAAGGCAAAGGGCCTCGGCACTCTGGCACTCACAAGGACGACCAGCTCTCAGGAGGGGAGAGCCAGGAAAGTCTAGGAATGGAGGTTGAAGTTAGGCCTGAGGCACTGTTGGAGCCTTGCAAGCTCTGTCGAGTGCGACCGCGTAATGGGAATATAATACATGGACGTACGGCTCACTTACTAACCTGCTTCCCGTGTGCAAGGAGGCTACATAAATTCCAGGCTCCTTGTCCGGGATGTGGAAAGATAATTCAAAAAGTTATTAAGATATTTATCCTCTAA